Proteins co-encoded in one Spirosoma endbachense genomic window:
- a CDS encoding MFS transporter → MFDLCHVHFAAGKMHARIKSSTGNARYQTTVLILGIGHGFSDAAAGYLIGSLSHDANFIETGSAVMVYNVIAFGGQLPAGIWLDRIGHYRNPAVLSLLGMILALGLLSCHFLWIAIAIAGLSSAIFHVAGGAVTIAGFPEKSRFVGVFSAFGVLGLALGGWAAMRQWDGASYLLEAGLAVLLLSLLKANFPLARNRNLPAPKPQLDNHDYLMILLLMAIALRSAVWNVIQLCYAHQYDWLLYVAMAAMAGKLLGGWLTDHIPWKPYALTALSIALPALGWGYRKLFWLLLGTGLLQSLTPMSVIALQRLWPGVPATVSGAAFGLAIAIGGLINFVPFSTPSFQLILFGLLVGILYYAFLSADRPLSTRNRKFFR, encoded by the coding sequence ATGTTCGACCTTTGTCATGTTCACTTTGCTGCCGGGAAAATGCATGCACGGATCAAATCGTCAACAGGAAACGCAAGATATCAGACAACGGTCTTGATTCTGGGTATTGGGCATGGGTTTTCAGATGCTGCCGCCGGTTACCTGATCGGTAGTTTGTCGCATGATGCGAATTTCATCGAGACAGGCAGTGCCGTGATGGTCTATAATGTGATTGCATTTGGTGGGCAACTCCCCGCCGGAATCTGGTTGGATCGTATCGGACATTATCGTAACCCGGCCGTTTTGTCTTTATTGGGCATGATACTGGCTCTGGGGCTATTGTCCTGTCATTTTTTATGGATTGCCATTGCTATAGCGGGACTGAGTTCCGCTATTTTTCATGTGGCAGGTGGTGCCGTTACCATCGCTGGTTTTCCGGAAAAATCGCGATTTGTAGGTGTGTTTTCTGCCTTCGGTGTACTGGGCCTGGCCCTGGGTGGGTGGGCTGCCATGAGGCAATGGGATGGAGCGAGTTATCTGCTGGAGGCTGGCCTGGCCGTACTATTGCTTTCTTTATTGAAAGCTAATTTTCCGCTCGCCCGAAATCGAAACTTACCTGCCCCGAAACCACAGCTAGATAATCATGATTATCTAATGATCCTTCTCTTAATGGCCATCGCTCTACGGTCGGCGGTATGGAATGTCATTCAGTTATGTTACGCCCATCAATACGACTGGCTGCTCTATGTGGCTATGGCCGCCATGGCTGGTAAACTCCTTGGTGGTTGGCTTACCGATCATATTCCCTGGAAACCCTACGCGCTTACTGCCTTATCGATTGCTCTTCCTGCGCTGGGTTGGGGCTACCGAAAATTATTCTGGCTTCTTTTGGGTACAGGCCTGTTGCAATCGCTTACGCCGATGAGTGTGATTGCCCTACAACGTCTCTGGCCGGGCGTACCCGCCACAGTGAGCGGTGCCGCTTTTGGCCTGGCTATTGCTATTGGTGGGCTCATCAATTTTGTGCCTTTTAGTACGCCGAGTTTCCAACTGATCCTGTTCGGTTTACTGGTAGGTATCCTGTATTACGCGTTTTTATCAGCCGATAGGCCCCTATCGACGCGGAACCGAAAATTCTTTAGGTAA
- a CDS encoding YceI family protein, with protein MNYPITRGYWLAILILCAFVSPMAKRKLMADKSLSTVIYAAKHPLHKWEGVSHDVNCAVIYNDEAKQPENVAVSIKVSSFDSDNNNRDSHAMEVLDGLKYPNVTFVSSDIKAGEDGALTAKGNLTFHGVTKPVTMQVSRKDAGGKMTLAGEFPVNMSDYSIERPSLMGMKTEDGMLLKFTVVFTL; from the coding sequence ATGAACTATCCAATTACTCGTGGCTATTGGCTAGCCATACTGATTCTCTGCGCCTTTGTGAGTCCAATGGCTAAGCGTAAACTGATGGCCGACAAATCGCTTTCGACAGTTATTTATGCGGCCAAACATCCGCTTCATAAATGGGAAGGGGTCAGCCACGACGTCAATTGTGCCGTGATCTATAATGATGAAGCGAAGCAGCCCGAAAACGTAGCTGTTTCTATTAAAGTGTCTTCATTCGATAGTGATAATAACAACCGCGATTCGCACGCAATGGAAGTGCTCGACGGGCTGAAGTATCCGAACGTAACCTTTGTCAGCTCTGACATTAAAGCGGGCGAAGATGGTGCATTGACGGCTAAAGGAAATCTGACATTTCATGGCGTTACGAAGCCAGTTACTATGCAGGTTAGTCGGAAAGATGCTGGTGGGAAAATGACACTGGCTGGCGAATTTCCGGTCAATATGAGCGATTATTCCATTGAACGCCCATCGCTTATGGGCATGAAAACAGAAGATGGTATGCTGCTCAAATTTACGGTAGTATTTACCCTGTAA